DNA from Oryzisolibacter sp. LB2S:
CCATCGAGGAGGGCAAGTACATCATCGCCCAGGCCAATGCGACGCTGGACGCCGAGGGCCGCCTCACGGGCGACCTGGTGTCGGCGCGTGAACAGGGCGAATCCACGCTCGTGTCCGCCGAGCGCGTGCAGTACATGGACGTGTCGCCCGCGCAGATCGTGTCGGTGGCGGCCTCGCTCGTGCCCTTCCTGGAGCACGATGACGCCAACCGCGCACTGATGGGCGCCAACATGTCGCGCCAGGCCGTGCCCGTGCTGCGCCCGGAAAAGCCCATGGTGGGCACGGGCATCGAGCGCGTGGCGGCCGTGGACTCGGGCACCGTGGTCACGGCACGCCGTGGCGGTGTGGTCGATTACGTCGATGCCACCCGCATCGTGATCCGCGTGAACGACACCGAGGCCGTGGCCGGTGAGGTGGGTGTGGACATCTACAACCTCATCAAGTACCAGCGCTCCAACCAGAACACCAACATCCACCAGCGTCCCATCGTCAAGAAGGGCGATCGCCTGGCCAAGGGTGACGTGATCGCCGACGGTGCATCGACCGACCTGGGCGAGATCGCCATCGGTCAGAACATGCTGATCGCCTTCATGCCCTGGAACGGCTACAACTTCGAGGACTCGATCCTGATTTCCGAGCGCGTGGTGGCCGAGGACCGCTACACCTCGATCCACATCGAGGAGCTCGTGGTCATGGCGCGCGACACCAAGCTCGGTGCCGAGGAAATCACGCGCGACATTCCCAACCTGTCGGAGCAGCAGCTCAACCGCCTCGACGAGTCCGGCATCATCTACGTGGGTGCCGAGGTGCAGCCCGGCGACACGCTGGTCGGCAAGGTCACGCCCAAGGGCGAGACCACGCTGACGCCCGAAGAGAAGCTGCTGCGCGCCATCTTCGGCGAGAAGGCCTCCGACGTGAAGGACACCTCGCTGCGCGTGGACCAGGGCAGCTCGGGCACGGTGATCGACGTGCAGGTGTTCACGCGCGAAGGCATCCAGCGCGACAAGCGCGCGCAGCAGATCATCGACGATGAACTCAAGCGCTTCCGCCTGGACCTGAACGACCAGCTGCGCATCGTCGAGGCCGACGCCTTCGACCGTATCGAGAAGCTGCTCGTGGGCAAGGTGGCCAACGGCGGCCCGCAGAAGCTCGCCAAGGGTGCGACCATCGACAAGGAATACCTGGCCGGCGTGGAGAAGTTCCACTGGTTCGACATCCGCCCCGCCGACGAGGCCGTGGCCGCGCAGCTCGAATCCATGAAGAACGCCATGGAGCAGACTCGCCACAGCTTTGACCTGGCCTTCGAGGAAAAGCGCAAGAAGCTCACGCAGGGCGACGAGCTGCCCGCGGGCGTGCTCAAGATGGTCAAGGTGTATCTGGCCGTCAAGCGCCGCCTGCAGCCCGGCGACAAGATGGCTGGCCGCCACGGCAACAAGGGTGTGGTCTCCAAGATCGTTCCGGTCGAGGACATGCCCTACATGGCCGACGGCACGCCCGCCGACATCGTGCTCAACCCGCTGGGCGTGCCTTCGCGCATGAACATCGGCCAGGTGCTCGAGGTTCACCTGGGCTGGGCCGGCAAGGGCATGGGCCAGCGCATTGGTGACATGCTGCAGCGCGAGGCCAAGGCCGCCGAGGTGCGCCAGTTCCTCGAGGAGGTCTACAACTCGCGCGGCCGCAAGGAAGAGCTCTCGCAGTTCAGCGATGACGAGATCATGGCCATGGCGCGCGAGCTGACCACGGGCGTGCCGTTCGCCTCGCCCGTGTTCGATGGCGCCTCGGAAGCCGAGATCAAGGACATGCTCAAGATCGCCTACCCGGACGACATCCAGGCGCGCAAGGGCCTGACCGAGACGCGCACCCAGGCCTATCTGTACGACGGCCGCACGGGTGACCGCTTCGAGCGCCCGACGACCATCGGCTACATGCATTACCTGAAGCTCCACCACCTGGTGGACGACAAGATGCATGCGCGCTCCACCGGCCCGTACTCGCTCGTCACGCAGCAACCGCTGGGCGGCAAGGCCCAGTTCGGTGGCCAGCGTTTCGGTGAGATGGAAGTGTGGGCGCTGGAAGCCTACGGCGCCGCCTACGTGCTGCAGGAGATGCTGACCGTGAAGTCCGACGACGTGCAGGGCCGTACCAAGGTCTACGAAAACATCGTCAAGGGCGAACACGCCATCGAGGCAGGCATGCCCGAGTCGTTCAATGTGCTGGTCAGGGAAATCCGCTCCCTGGGCCTGGACATCGAGTTGGAACGCTCCTGATCGGGGCAGGTTTTATAGAAAAAGTGAGCTGTTCGCGCTTGCTCCTCAAGGGTTTGAAGGTGTTTTCTATCTCAAACGCCCTGCAGGCAAGCGCGAGCCACTACGATTTTTGATACAAGGGAAAGAG
Protein-coding regions in this window:
- the rpoB gene encoding DNA-directed RNA polymerase subunit beta, which codes for MAQTSTYSYTERKRIRKSFGSRDSVLKVPYLLQMQRDAYTAFLQAETPSQKRVNEGLQAAFNSAFPIVSHNGFVEMKFVEYNLAKPAFDVRECQTRGLTFASAVRARVQLIIYDRDSSTAQNKVVKEVKEQEVYMGEVPLMTDKGSFIINGTERVIVSQLHRSPGVFFEHDKGKTHSSGKLLFSARIIPYRGSWLDFEFDPKDILYFRVDRRRKMPVTILLKAIGLTPESILANFFVNDNFRLMDSGAQLEFVPERLKGEVARFDITDKSGKVVVAKDKRITARHTRELEQSGTTHISVPEDFLIGRVVARNIVDPDTGEILAKANEELTEALLKKLRSAGVQELQAIYTNELDQGAYISQTLRIDETVDEFAARVAIYRMMRPGEPPTEDAVQALFQRLFYNPDTYDLSRVGRMKFNAKIGRSEATGPMVLDNDDILSVVKILVDLRNGKGEVDDIDHLGNRRVRCVGELAENQYRTGLARIEKAVKERLGQAEQEPLMPHDLINSKPISAALKEFFGASQLSQFMDQTNPLAEITHKRRVSALGPGGLTRERAGFEVRDVHVTHYGRVCPIETPEGPNIGLINSLALYARLNEYGFIETPYRRVVDGKVTNEIDYLSAIEEGKYIIAQANATLDAEGRLTGDLVSAREQGESTLVSAERVQYMDVSPAQIVSVAASLVPFLEHDDANRALMGANMSRQAVPVLRPEKPMVGTGIERVAAVDSGTVVTARRGGVVDYVDATRIVIRVNDTEAVAGEVGVDIYNLIKYQRSNQNTNIHQRPIVKKGDRLAKGDVIADGASTDLGEIAIGQNMLIAFMPWNGYNFEDSILISERVVAEDRYTSIHIEELVVMARDTKLGAEEITRDIPNLSEQQLNRLDESGIIYVGAEVQPGDTLVGKVTPKGETTLTPEEKLLRAIFGEKASDVKDTSLRVDQGSSGTVIDVQVFTREGIQRDKRAQQIIDDELKRFRLDLNDQLRIVEADAFDRIEKLLVGKVANGGPQKLAKGATIDKEYLAGVEKFHWFDIRPADEAVAAQLESMKNAMEQTRHSFDLAFEEKRKKLTQGDELPAGVLKMVKVYLAVKRRLQPGDKMAGRHGNKGVVSKIVPVEDMPYMADGTPADIVLNPLGVPSRMNIGQVLEVHLGWAGKGMGQRIGDMLQREAKAAEVRQFLEEVYNSRGRKEELSQFSDDEIMAMARELTTGVPFASPVFDGASEAEIKDMLKIAYPDDIQARKGLTETRTQAYLYDGRTGDRFERPTTIGYMHYLKLHHLVDDKMHARSTGPYSLVTQQPLGGKAQFGGQRFGEMEVWALEAYGAAYVLQEMLTVKSDDVQGRTKVYENIVKGEHAIEAGMPESFNVLVREIRSLGLDIELERS